tttcttaaaagcgccagtacttccacctctttaatcgtcataggttccatgacttccttacttgtttcccacaccttacacaattcaatatccttctccttagtgaataccgaagagaagaaatcgttcaaaatctctcccatctccctcggctccatacatagctgaccactctgattctctaaggggccaattttatccctcactatcctcttgcttttaatataactgtagaaacctttcggatttactttcaccttatttgccaaaccaacctcgtatcttcttttagcttttctaatctctttcttaagattccttttacattctttatattcctcgagcaattcccttactccatgctgcctatatctattgtagacatccctctttttccgaaccaaatttctaatatcccttgaaaaccatggtgctttcaaacctttaacctttcctttcaacctaacaggaacataaaaattctgtaccctcataatttcacccttaaatgacctccatttctctattacatccttcccgtaaaacaacttgacccaatccactctctctaaatcccttcgcatctcctcaaagttagcctttctccaatcaaaaatctcaactctaggtcctgtcctgtccttctccataattatattgaagctaacgctattgtgatcactggacccgaagtgctccccaacacatacatctgtcggctgacctatcgcattccctaacaggagatccaacactgccccatctctagtcggtacttctatgtattgttgcaaaaaactatcctggacacatttcacaaactctaaaccatccagcccttttacagaatgagcttcccagtctacatgtggaaaattaaaatctcccacaatcaccaccttgtgtttactacaaatatctatctccttacacatttgctcttccaactcatgctccccattaggtggcctataatacactcctatcagtgttactacacccttcccattcctcaattccacccaaatagcctccctagaggagctctctaatctatccttccaaagcaccgccataagattttctcggacaagcaatgcaacacctcctcctctggccccctactctatcacacctgaagcaactaaatccaggaatatttagttgccaatcacacccttcctgcaaccatgtttcactaatagctacaacatcataattccaggtatcaatccacgctttaagttcatccacctttcttacaatgctcctagcattaaaatagatacatttaagatactctccacctcctcctctcttttcatccctaacaatgcattcaaatttattatccttttctttcttctcccctacatctccgggctgagcgcatcccttctccatcacctacctttcatccctcacacactgtctatttacttgctctgctggtgaactaacctcctctcccatggtttcctcaaattgattcccgccccccccacccatcttactagtttaaagtctgccctgtagccctagcaaacctccccgctaggatattggtccccccaggattcaagtgtaacccgtccttcttgaacaggtcacgcctgccccagaagaggtcccaatgatccagaaacttgaatccctgccccctgctccaatcccacagccacgcattcatcctccacctaattctattcctactctcactgtcgcgtggcacaggcagtaatcccgagattactacctttgcggaccttcttcttaactgccttcctaactccctatactctcgtttcaggacctctccccctttcctacctatgtcattggtacctacatgtatcacgacctctggctcctcaccctcccacttcaggatatcttggacgcgatcagaaacgtcccgaaccctggctccagggaggcaaattaccatccgggactcctgatatcctccacagaaccgcctgtctgaacccctgactatcggagttccctattactatggtcctctttcttctatgcctacccttctgagctacagggctgtcctctgtgccagaggcccagccactgtcacttccaccaggaaggctgtccccccaaacagtactcaaacatgagtacttattgtcaaggggtacagccaccggggtacactctagtacctgcctcttccccttcctgaccatgacccacctatctgcctcccgtggccccggagtgaccacctgcctgtaactcctctctatcacctcctcactctccctgaccaggcgaaggtcatcgagctgcagctccagttccctaactcggtccttcaggagctacagttcggcgcacctggcgcagatgtggacgtccgggaggctcggagactccaggacctcccacatccgacaccgagaacaacaagctgccctcacactcatgcttcccgaaaaactgaaaaataacaagaactaaaagataagcctactgtgccctcttccacctaagccccctgagcccaagccctacactctgctccaggcgcactccgctgcccgcaaacgaagctgcctgcTTCTTAAGGccgcgttctttttatatcttccctccttcccaggcctcctcacgcgcctgcgcagtcccgcctctcagaactttGATCTGAGacacaattggacaatttgaaaatggccgccgccggacttcctctcaaagcctcgctgtcctcttccaaaagagaaattcttgaaagatcattgttaacgactccccaatctcttcagctacttccttcagaacccgagggtgcattccatcaggttctGGAGAATTATATACCCCATGGACCCTTaaacttcctgagcaccttctcagctgCATatgcttcacttccctgacactcttgattGTCCAGTTTACTGTAGATGTCTTCCACGGTAAAGACTGATGCAGAATGCTCATTCAATTCCTCTGCCAtatctgcatctctcattacaatatctccagcttcattttctattggtcctatatttaCCCgcaactctcttttactctttatatactttaaaaagcttttagcatcttctttgatattcgtcaccagcttcctttcataattcatcttttccttctgaatgaccttcttagtttccttctgcaagttttttttaaagcttcccaatcctttatcttcccactagctttggcttccttgtatgtcctctcttttgctttttctttggctctgacttcatttgTCGACCATGGTAGTATCCTTTTTcgatttgaaaatttcttcttatttggaatatatctgtcttgcacttccttcATCTATCGCAGAGTTTTACAAGTGCCATCAGTCTTGGAGAGTAACAGAAACAACATCTGAAAGGTATTGTGTGATTCTGAATTTATTCTCTTAAGTTCTGTATGAACTAAGTTTTTAATGATGTTAATTTCAAATGCCAAAATTTTCTCTCCCCCTTTTTGATGCTCTCGTCCATTTCAATTTCATTGGCCAGCAAGTTCATCTGGAGTGTGACCTTTGTCTGGATTTGAGATAAAATGTTGTCCTTGTTCTTAGCAGTATTCCACTCCTCTTTATTTAAAGGACCTCATAAAGATTTATGAAGTCGATAATGTTCTTTTGAAGTTTACCAACTAGTTCATTTTATGGTACTCCCATCTCAACATAGCATTAAACCTCCCATTGACCTTCAAGGTAAGTGTTGAACACAGAATTAAAATATCCGTTTTGCTCTGGATACAATTTGTAAGTTTACCAGCACCACTAAGAACCCTTTTCAAGACTAGCTACTACTGTTCATGATTTTTCCAGGTTCTGAGAGTCAGTTCTGTTCACTGTAATGTTTCATGATAGGAAAACAGCCTTATGCAACTTACTTAAGTAATGTTAATGGTCCTTTTCTTTTTattgcagttttttaaaaaatagatgCCATAAAATATTGTAAATGAAAGAGAACTAAAAGATATGCTCCCAAAAGATATACATGATGTAAGATTAGCACAATCCAGTGCCAGCTTTGTAAGGTCACCTGTACCACTGGATTTGTTCCAGCAGAGGATGAACAAGTCACTGCTAAACAAAATGAATGTAGTTTCTTTAACATCAGGTTCAAAACAAAACTCCTCTTATTCTTTTACATCACCAGAATCAAGCATATGGACAGAAAGAGGGGATGCACGTTCCTTAGCACAGGTTAACAGAGGAAACCATATAAATGAATGCACAAACATCTGTGCATCCAGCAACCAAACCTCCTCCAATCAAGATGAGAACCCTAAGCAAACACTAAGTCACAAACCACTCTGCTTAGACATTCATCCTGATATTTTCACAGACTGTATAGCTGCTGGTACAAAAGTTAAGCATGAACACTGTCTTGTTGAAGAAGTGGCGAAACATTTTTGTGCAATGGATTTCACTTCCAAGACCACACTAGAAGGTAAAGGAGAACTTACACCAGTTGAATTAGATAAATATAGATACAAACATGAAGATcttgatattgcaaaaacaaacTTAAGAAATGAATTACCAAATGTTAATTGTGACAAAGGTGGCTTTGTATTGGATGTAACTCTATGCAGCAAGTCATCTTTACACGTTGATAAATCATTGTGCAGTGCTAAAAAGAATATGAGTGCCAATGTTCTCAAGTCTGCAATGGTAATtccaaatgaaaataaaagtttGCAGGTTGAAAACAAAAGCAAATTATCTGCAGATGAGGCTCCTGCATCTgaaaaagaaatggaaaaaattGGTACTGTATCTCAAGGAGACAGTCTGAGAGAAAACACAATTCCGGGAGGGATTCATCTAAAATTGGTGGAATTTGGACAACGTGAATCTAAAGCAGGAGAGATTGTGAAAACAAAATATTCCTCTTCTGTGAAAGAAGTTGATTTAGCTCTTAGAGATAAAACAACAAAGTGCAACTCTGTTGAAATGATCACAATGGCAAAACAAGTGCCCTCTAAAACCCTGCAAATTTCAAAACATACTTTAGTAAAAATGGAAGATGCCAGCTTTGATGTGCCTCACAGTGCCAACTCCAGTTTAAACAATTTAGCACGAAAAGGAAGGAAAATGTACAAAGTGAATTACAGTAACTTTACTTCAGAAAGAATCAAACCTAGTTCCAAATCACTGCAGTACCTCCCCATTTCAAGGAGGAAAGATATGCTTGTGTCTTCATCTGCTTGTTTCCTACATTGTAAAAATGCTCCTGTATTCCCTTCACTGGATAATTCTCATCTGCGCCAAATTTCATCAAAAGTACAAACAAAAGTACAAGGAGCAATCTTTAATGATAGGTCAACTTCAAAAGAAAAATCTCATTCACATGACAACAGCAATATAAATATTCTTGATGAATCGCCAATTCAACAGTTTCCAAGATTAAATTCCACAGGTGATTTCTTGGCATTAAAGTACAGTGATGTGTTTCAGGAAATAAATCCAATTGATAAAGGACCAGGAATTTATGAAATGTTTAGTAGCCCATTGTATTGTGCAAAGCGTAAGTCCACAACATGGGGAGCTGTTCATCAAATTGTTCATTCTGTGCCATGGAGAAGAAGACCGACACTTAAGGTTACAAAATCAAATCAAGCAACTGAGAAAAACAATGCAGTgcataaaaaaaacaaactgaattCCAAACAAAAAAATATTAACAGAAAcatgaaaagaaagaacaaaaacaCAGAAGAAAGTAGATGTTTGTTCATGAGTGATAAAAATCAAGCAAATGTTGGGCTAATTTCTGATCAGTATTGGCATGCAAGAACTTTCAGAAATGAAGTATCATTCCACAACTCAGATAGTCAGGAAGTTTCAGATTCCGGCTTCCTATCAAATGGTTCAGTGGCTTCTTATCCATTACCAGGTTATGAAGTTCACCTAGAAGGCCAGTATTTGTCAATTATTAGAGAAGGCTCAATTGAACAAGCCGCAGTCAAACCTGTCCTTTCAGAGGGTCATGATAATCCATTCAATAAGTCATCTGCTGTGACTGTTGGAGGAAATCTGTGTGATTATGCAACTGACTACCCTTTGTCATCAACGATCCCAAAAATCAATAATATACAAAACTGCAATACTGATTTATTTGAGTTAGGACTGCATATGAATAAAAAGAATGAAGCTGATGTAAAATCAACCAAAATAAAAGATTCTGTAGGGACCAATATTGCACAAGAGCCTACAGCAGCATTGTCCTATGGAAATAACTGGGACATTGTAGTAAATGAAGCAGAAACTACTGTCTTATGTACTGAAGGCCAGAAAAACATCAGTTCTTATGAAACAAAAGCTGCTTCACATCCAAATTTTAAACAAATAAGTTTTCCAGTTCAATCATTGATTAATACATGGACTGTCGACCAGATGAATCCAGCATTTCTGTTTAAATATGACAGGGAGGACAGCCTGACAGATGGATTGCTTGGTTGTCTGACACCAGCATTATGGTCAGAAGAAAAGAATACCTATGAGAGCACATGGCCAACAAGTGGTAATAAAGACAATGAGTCTGTAAAACCTTCCCTGGTAAATAACTTTTAAGTTTTTCATGCTGATCTTTAGCACAACATATCAGGAGTAATAAATTAGCTAAATAAAGTAATTACTTAGGAGAGATCATGGATGTATCAGATGGAGTTCACAGTACTTTTCAATGAGAGGATGAGCAGGCTGAGGTTGTGGTCCATATCCAATGAAGAAATACTGAAATGGCAAAATAGCACAACAATGCTgtcaagggaaatcaaagctgtggtaaaaacagaaaagcgggcatacaacaaagcaaaaattagtgggaagacagaggattgggaagcttttaaaaccctacagattGCAACTataagaatcattaggagggaaaaggttaaatatgaaagcaagctagcaaacaatatcaaaatggatagtaaaagctttttcaagtatgtaaaaaataaaagagagctgagagtggatataggactagaAAACAAAGCTGGAGAAATAATAGTGGGGGccagagatggcagatgaactgaatgagtattttgcatcaggcttcactgtggacgacactagcagagtgccaggtgttgtagtgtgtgaaggaagagtagtgggtgcagttactattacaagttggagctcaaaaagctggaagacctaAGGGTATAAATCATCCCGAACAgctgaactgcaccctagggttctgaaagaggtagcagttgAGATTGTGGAGGCTCTAGTAATGATCATACAAaactcattggactctggcagaagactggaaaattgcaaatgtcactccacactttaacaaagaaggaaggcagcagaaaggaatttATAGCCTGATcttagtggttggaaagatgtcggagtcaattattaaggatgattggacaaagtcagcatggtttccttaagggaaaatcttgcctgatgaacctgctggaattctttcaggagattgcacataggatagataaagagtatgcagtgaatgttgtatatttggactttcagaaggcttttgacaaggtgccacacatgaggctgtttatgaagttaagagcccatggtaatacaggaaaattactaacagggttagaacattggccgattggtaggaggcagcaagtgtgagtgaaaggatcattttctggtttgctgccagtgactacagGTGCTCcacagggttggtgttgggaccgcttctttttagatgatttagatgatagaatagatggctttgttgccaaatttgcaggtgatatgaagattggtggaggggcaggtagtcttGAGGAAATGGATAGGCTACAtatggacagacagattaggagaatggtcaagaGAGTGGCatatgaaatacaattttggccatgtatagggtcgtaaagaaagcttctggcatattggccttcatgagCCAACAtgttgagtacagaagatgggaaattatgttgaagttatccaagacattggtgaggcctggtTTGGAGTgttgcatgcagttttggtcacctacctgcaggaaagatgtaagcaaggttgaaagagtgagagaaaacttacaaggatatcACCAGTTCTCAAGGACTTCAGTTACCAGAAAAGAATAAATAGAtttggactgtattctttagagtgTAGAAGAGTAAGAGTAGATTTGATAGTTGCACAAAATTATGATTAGAATAGATAGGATAAGTGCAAGCAGaccttttctactgaggttgagtgtgactacaatcagaggtcatggattaaaggtgaaaggtgagaagtttaaggggaatttgaggggaaacttcttcagtcaaaatggtgaaagtgtggaatgagctgccagcacaagtggtccatgcaagctcaatttcaatgtttaagagaagattggataggtacatggatagtaaagatattgtgggggggggggctatgggTCTAATCCAGGTTGTTGGAAGTAGGCAGTTTTTAGCATTGgactaatgggctgaatggcctgcttctgtactGTAGTTCCCTTCAACGgttcaagaaacataaggttgtgctAGCTGGTGATTTTATCTTTCCACCTATTGATTCGGACTCCCATACTGTACAAAGGCTGaatgggatagaatttgtcaaatgtgttcagaaaagttttccCAATCACTGCATGGAAATTCcaactagatctcctattagggaatgaggcagggcaggtgaTTAGTTTTTGTAGGGGAACGCTTTCAATCTCacgatcataatgccattagtttcaaataaTTATGGGAAAGGATAAGTCTGTATCTCAGGTTGAAAATTTAAATTGGGGAAACTGTGCTAAAACTGGTGCGGGTTCAAAGGGGTTCActctcaaacatgaggaaatctgtcgatgttggaaatccaagccacacacacaaaatgctggaggaacccatcaggtcaagtagcatccatggaaaagagtacagttgatatttcaggctgaaacctttcaacaggactggaaatgtGAAGTTCAGGAGTCAgggtaagaaagtggggggaggggaggaaggaccacaaggtgagaggtgaaaccgggaggagggagggctgaagtaaagagctggaaagttgataggtgaaagatacagggttggagaagggggaatctgataggaaaagacagaataccatggaagaaagaaaaggagagggaggtgatgggcacataaggagataagatgagagagaaatgggaatagagaatggtgaaaggggggcattaccagaagtttgagaaatcgatgttcatgccatcagtttggaggctttccagaagaatatgaggtgttgttcctacaacctgagtgtggcctcattgcgacagtggcagaggccatggactgacatgtggaatggcaagtggaattaaaatgggcagccactgggagatcccacttgttcttgTGGATGGAGTATAGGTGCTCGATGAAACAGTCTCCtgatctgtgtcgggtctcaccgatatacaggaagccacactggaagcactgaacacagtagaTGGCCCctacagactcacaagtgaagtgtcacctcacctggaaggactgtttggggccctgaatggtagtgaaggaggaggtgtagggacaggtgtaacacttgttccgtttgcaaggataagtgccaggagggagatcggtaggAAAGGTTGAATGGGCAAGGGAGCAATCCCTcctgaaagcagaaagtggggggggggggggggagagaagacgTGCTtgttggtgggatcctgttggaagtAGCAGAAGTGCTGGAAgtggaggctggtgtggtggtaggtgaAGGTAAGAGGAACCTTAACCTTGGTGGGTGGCaagaggatgggttgagggcagACCTGCCCGAAATGGAAGCATTGtggctgatggtggaggaagggaagcccaagatgtgagagtcagtgggtttataatagacatcagtagctaagccatctccagagatagagacagaatgGGAAAGAGGAGGGTGTGTCAAAAATGGACTAggcaaatttgagggcagggtggaaattggaggcaaagttgatgaagtcgatgagctcttcatggttgcaggaagcagcaccaacgcAGTCTTTGATGTGGTGTAGGAAaatttggggagtgataccagcgaaggcttggaacatagactgttccatgtagccaacaaacaggcaggcatagctaggttcaaaggaggttcacaaaaatgattccaggattgaatggcttatcacaTAAAAAGCGTTTGAAAGCTCTAGGCctttattcactagaattcagaagaatgagaggtaacctcattaaaacctatcaaatggtgcaaGGCgttgatagactggatgtggagaggatgattcctctggtgggagagtctaagaccaaatgacacagcctcagaatagaggctatccttttagaatggagataagaaagcaatttctttagccagagagtggtgaatctgtagaattctttgccataggcagctgtggagaccaaaccTTTATGTATATCTAAgccaaaggttgataggttcttgattggtcagggcataaagggatatggggaaaaggcaggagattggggctgagaggaaacttggatcagccttgatgaaatggcagagcagactcactgggccaaatgtttaattcttctcctatatcctATGGATTTATGGTCTAAATGCCAATTTTGATAAGTGTCAGGAAGGATCTGGCAAGTATGCATTGGGATTGCCTGAAGAagcatcttggcctgaaatatcgactctttgttcatttccatggatgcttccGG
The sequence above is a segment of the Hypanus sabinus isolate sHypSab1 chromosome 4, sHypSab1.hap1, whole genome shotgun sequence genome. Coding sequences within it:
- the map3k19 gene encoding mitogen-activated protein kinase kinase kinase 19 isoform X1; protein product: MLPKDIHDVRLAQSSASFVRSPVPLDLFQQRMNKSLLNKMNVVSLTSGSKQNSSYSFTSPESSIWTERGDARSLAQVNRGNHINECTNICASSNQTSSNQDENPKQTLSHKPLCLDIHPDIFTDCIAAGTKVKHEHCLVEEVAKHFCAMDFTSKTTLEGKGELTPVELDKYRYKHEDLDIAKTNLRNELPNVNCDKGGFVLDVTLCSKSSLHVDKSLCSAKKNMSANVLKSAMVIPNENKSLQVENKSKLSADEAPASEKEMEKIGTVSQGDSLRENTIPGGIHLKLVEFGQRESKAGEIVKTKYSSSVKEVDLALRDKTTKCNSVEMITMAKQVPSKTLQISKHTLVKMEDASFDVPHSANSSLNNLARKGRKMYKVNYSNFTSERIKPSSKSLQYLPISRRKDMLVSSSACFLHCKNAPVFPSLDNSHLRQISSKVQTKVQGAIFNDRSTSKEKSHSHDNSNINILDESPIQQFPRLNSTGDFLALKYSDVFQEINPIDKGPGIYEMFSSPLYCAKRKSTTWGAVHQIVHSVPWRRRPTLKVTKSNQATEKNNAVHKKNKLNSKQKNINRNMKRKNKNTEESRCLFMSDKNQANVGLISDQYWHARTFRNEVSFHNSDSQEVSDSGFLSNGSVASYPLPGYEVHLEGQYLSIIREGSIEQAAVKPVLSEGHDNPFNKSSAVTVGGNLCDYATDYPLSSTIPKINNIQNCNTDLFELGLHMNKKNEADVKSTKIKDSVGTNIAQEPTAALSYGNNWDIVVNEAETTVLCTEGQKNISSYETKAASHPNFKQISFPVQSLINTWTVDQMNPAFLFKYDREDSLTDGLLGCLTPALWSEEKNTYESTWPTSGNKDNESVKPSLSAEYTATKLLKTSSRPNSSLCNSMKSECSSSGEDVIIWTKGNIIGKGAYGTVYCGLTSQGQLIAVKQIGLDSTNRTSAEKEYQKQEEEIELLKALKHVNIVRFLGTNLEANVVSIFMEFVPGGSIASIISCFGPLSEPVFCGYTKQILKGVDYLHDNNVIHRDIKGNNVMLMPNGVIKLIDFGCAKCMACVNMNDMQTEMLKSMHGTPYWMAPEVINQTGHGRKSDIWSIGCTVFEMASGKPPLGHMDKMAAMFYIGAHRGPMPTLHDQFSENAQDFVQICLTRDQHIRPSAKQLLQHAFIIKRQRRTAIPGK
- the map3k19 gene encoding uncharacterized protein map3k19 isoform X3 codes for the protein MLPKDIHDVRLAQSSASFVRSPVPLDLFQQRMNKSLLNKMNVVSLTSGSKQNSSYSFTSPESSIWTERGDARSLAQVNRGNHINECTNICASSNQTSSNQDENPKQTLSHKPLCLDIHPDIFTDCIAAGTKVKHEHCLVEEVAKHFCAMDFTSKTTLEGKGELTPVELDKYRYKHEDLDIAKTNLRNELPNVNCDKGGFVLDVTLCSKSSLHVDKSLCSAKKNMSANVLKSAMVIPNENKSLQVENKSKLSADEAPASEKEMEKIGTVSQGDSLRENTIPGGIHLKLVEFGQRESKAGEIVKTKYSSSVKEVDLALRDKTTKCNSVEMITMAKQVPSKTLQISKHTLVKMEDASFDVPHSANSSLNNLARKGRKMYKVNYSNFTSERIKPSSKSLQYLPISRRKDMLVSSSACFLHCKNAPVFPSLDNSHLRQISSKVQTKVQGAIFNDRSTSKEKSHSHDNSNINILDESPIQQFPRLNSTGDFLALKYSDVFQEINPIDKGPGIYEMFSSPLYCAKRKSTTWGAVHQIVHSVPWRRRPTLKVTKSNQATEKNNAVHKKNKLNSKQKNINRNMKRKNKNTEESRCLFMSDKNQANVGLISDQYWHARTFRNEVSFHNSDSQEVSDSGFLSNGSVASYPLPGYEVHLEGQYLSIIREGSIEQAAVKPVLSEGHDNPFNKSSAVTVGGNLCDYATDYPLSSTIPKINNIQNCNTDLFELGLHMNKKNEADVKSTKIKDSVGTNIAQEPTAALSYGNNWDIVVNEAETTVLCTEGQKNISSYETKAASHPNFKQISFPVQSLINTWTVDQMNPAFLFKYDREDSLTDGLLGCLTPALWSEEKNTYESTWPTSGNKDNESVKPSLSAEYTATKLLKTSSRPNSSLCNSMKSECSSSGEDVIIWTKGNIIGKGAYGTVYCGLTSQGQLIAVKQIGLDSTNRTSAEKEYQKQEEEIELLKALKHVNIVRFLGILKETMSCLCLMV
- the map3k19 gene encoding mitogen-activated protein kinase kinase kinase 19 isoform X2, whose translation is MANSEVRGETQGSQLEASESKSETPLDTLQDTKTNIQQKSSIWTERGDARSLAQVNRGNHINECTNICASSNQTSSNQDENPKQTLSHKPLCLDIHPDIFTDCIAAGTKVKHEHCLVEEVAKHFCAMDFTSKTTLEGKGELTPVELDKYRYKHEDLDIAKTNLRNELPNVNCDKGGFVLDVTLCSKSSLHVDKSLCSAKKNMSANVLKSAMVIPNENKSLQVENKSKLSADEAPASEKEMEKIGTVSQGDSLRENTIPGGIHLKLVEFGQRESKAGEIVKTKYSSSVKEVDLALRDKTTKCNSVEMITMAKQVPSKTLQISKHTLVKMEDASFDVPHSANSSLNNLARKGRKMYKVNYSNFTSERIKPSSKSLQYLPISRRKDMLVSSSACFLHCKNAPVFPSLDNSHLRQISSKVQTKVQGAIFNDRSTSKEKSHSHDNSNINILDESPIQQFPRLNSTGDFLALKYSDVFQEINPIDKGPGIYEMFSSPLYCAKRKSTTWGAVHQIVHSVPWRRRPTLKVTKSNQATEKNNAVHKKNKLNSKQKNINRNMKRKNKNTEESRCLFMSDKNQANVGLISDQYWHARTFRNEVSFHNSDSQEVSDSGFLSNGSVASYPLPGYEVHLEGQYLSIIREGSIEQAAVKPVLSEGHDNPFNKSSAVTVGGNLCDYATDYPLSSTIPKINNIQNCNTDLFELGLHMNKKNEADVKSTKIKDSVGTNIAQEPTAALSYGNNWDIVVNEAETTVLCTEGQKNISSYETKAASHPNFKQISFPVQSLINTWTVDQMNPAFLFKYDREDSLTDGLLGCLTPALWSEEKNTYESTWPTSGNKDNESVKPSLSAEYTATKLLKTSSRPNSSLCNSMKSECSSSGEDVIIWTKGNIIGKGAYGTVYCGLTSQGQLIAVKQIGLDSTNRTSAEKEYQKQEEEIELLKALKHVNIVRFLGTNLEANVVSIFMEFVPGGSIASIISCFGPLSEPVFCGYTKQILKGVDYLHDNNVIHRDIKGNNVMLMPNGVIKLIDFGCAKCMACVNMNDMQTEMLKSMHGTPYWMAPEVINQTGHGRKSDIWSIGCTVFEMASGKPPLGHMDKMAAMFYIGAHRGPMPTLHDQFSENAQDFVQICLTRDQHIRPSAKQLLQHAFIIKRQRRTAIPGK